A single Flavobacterium sp. 1 DNA region contains:
- a CDS encoding glycoside hydrolase family 2 TIM barrel-domain containing protein, with amino-acid sequence MKNFLLFAILLSSVSGQLIAQASKQNQISKQNRSSIRERIITGQKINKTSIPFDFDWRFALNDHPGAERPEFNDSKWRLLDVPHDFSIEHPFDSSNTTGSGGGYTYSGIGWYRKHFKTGKDFFNKKVVVLFDGVYRNSEVWINGHYLGIRPYGYSSFYYDLTQYLNPVGNENVIAVKVNTTEQPNSRWYTGSGIYRHVWLVAKNKLHIDQWGVFARTVEASNDNASVDISVELNNEKNVGESCTVITKLIDAAGKEAGRAESKVDARPGPAMKIEQNIRVSKPNLWSIEKPNLYRLLIEVRSGGKVVDKYVSPFGIRTSSFDPNKGFFLNGKHVKLKGVNNHHDNGPLGAAVFDGADKRRLKILKTMGCNAIRMSHNPPSPELLDYADSLGFVVIDEIFDEWMDGKNPAGYAPHFMKWYERDVENWIRRDRNHPSVIAWSIGNEVREQYNKESALKITKMLTDASGKYDNTRPFTAACNEILNVNSFGMGDLLDIVGYNYQEAYYKTDHEKYPNRVIFGSETVIYPYHPGTCNQLRSYDQWLDGQLKDYVAGEFLWTGFDYIGEAGIGDVGIGCDFWKTWPSWPWRGASCGVIDMCGFPKPAYWFRKALWNNEPMVHIAVQTDTSARNKEVCSFWNWPKVETHWNHNKIGDTLAVHVYTNVPEVELKLNGKSLGTRKWDLKNEAFLFWEVPYEPGKLEAIGKTADGKTVSFAVQTAGEPAKIKLSSDKKVLKANRQDLSYVSVQIVDANGIPVPFASNMISFEVTGAGKLVGVGNGNQQSHTYLKGNQMEAWQGKCLAIIQSTNKKGEIKVTAKSGSLPVVTATLKAE; translated from the coding sequence ATGAAAAATTTTTTGTTATTCGCTATCCTGCTTTCTTCTGTTTCAGGACAACTAATTGCTCAGGCTTCAAAGCAGAATCAAATTTCAAAACAGAATAGGTCTTCCATCCGGGAACGGATCATAACAGGGCAGAAAATTAATAAGACCAGTATTCCTTTCGATTTTGACTGGAGGTTTGCGCTAAACGACCATCCCGGCGCTGAACGGCCTGAATTTAATGATTCCAAATGGCGCTTATTGGATGTTCCTCACGATTTCAGTATTGAACATCCTTTCGATTCTTCCAACACTACCGGATCCGGAGGTGGCTATACTTATAGTGGCATTGGCTGGTACAGGAAACACTTCAAAACAGGAAAGGATTTTTTTAATAAGAAGGTTGTGGTTTTGTTCGACGGTGTTTATCGCAACAGCGAAGTATGGATTAACGGGCATTACCTGGGCATTCGCCCCTATGGTTATTCTTCTTTTTATTACGACCTCACGCAATATCTGAATCCGGTGGGCAACGAAAATGTTATTGCTGTAAAGGTTAATACTACCGAGCAACCCAATTCGAGATGGTACACGGGTTCGGGAATTTACCGGCATGTATGGCTGGTTGCAAAAAACAAACTGCATATTGATCAATGGGGTGTTTTTGCCCGTACAGTTGAAGCAAGCAATGACAACGCCAGCGTTGATATTTCTGTAGAATTGAACAACGAAAAAAATGTTGGTGAGTCCTGTACGGTAATTACAAAATTGATTGATGCAGCAGGCAAGGAAGCAGGGAGAGCCGAATCGAAAGTGGATGCCAGACCTGGCCCGGCAATGAAAATCGAACAAAATATTAGGGTTAGCAAACCTAATCTATGGTCTATTGAAAAACCCAACTTATACAGGTTGCTGATAGAAGTGAGATCAGGCGGAAAGGTGGTTGATAAGTATGTTTCGCCTTTTGGCATAAGAACATCTAGTTTCGATCCCAACAAAGGTTTTTTCTTAAACGGAAAACATGTAAAACTGAAAGGGGTAAACAACCATCACGATAACGGACCATTGGGTGCCGCAGTTTTTGATGGTGCGGATAAACGCCGGTTGAAAATTTTAAAAACTATGGGTTGCAATGCAATCAGGATGAGCCATAACCCTCCATCACCGGAATTGCTCGACTATGCAGACAGCCTGGGTTTTGTAGTGATTGATGAAATATTTGACGAATGGATGGATGGAAAAAACCCGGCTGGATATGCTCCTCATTTTATGAAATGGTACGAAAGGGATGTTGAAAATTGGATAAGGCGTGACCGAAACCACCCTTCTGTTATCGCCTGGAGTATTGGCAACGAAGTAAGAGAACAGTATAACAAAGAAAGCGCATTGAAAATAACCAAAATGCTGACAGATGCTTCGGGTAAATACGACAATACCCGTCCCTTTACGGCAGCATGTAACGAAATCCTCAATGTCAATTCGTTTGGAATGGGTGATTTGCTGGACATAGTTGGTTATAACTATCAGGAGGCTTATTATAAAACCGATCATGAAAAATATCCTAATCGGGTAATCTTCGGGTCTGAAACAGTCATCTATCCATACCATCCAGGCACTTGCAATCAATTGCGCTCCTATGATCAATGGCTGGATGGCCAGTTGAAAGATTATGTAGCAGGTGAATTTCTTTGGACGGGATTTGATTATATCGGTGAAGCAGGTATTGGAGATGTGGGTATCGGTTGTGATTTCTGGAAAACCTGGCCAAGCTGGCCATGGCGTGGAGCCTCTTGCGGTGTGATTGATATGTGCGGTTTTCCCAAACCGGCGTATTGGTTTAGGAAGGCGCTTTGGAATAATGAACCCATGGTACATATTGCCGTGCAAACCGATACATCTGCAAGGAATAAGGAAGTGTGCTCTTTTTGGAACTGGCCAAAGGTAGAAACGCATTGGAACCATAATAAGATAGGCGATACACTGGCGGTGCATGTGTACACCAATGTACCTGAAGTAGAACTGAAATTGAATGGAAAGTCATTGGGAACCCGCAAATGGGATTTGAAAAATGAAGCTTTTCTTTTTTGGGAAGTGCCTTATGAACCTGGTAAACTGGAAGCCATAGGAAAAACAGCAGATGGGAAAACTGTCTCCTTTGCTGTTCAAACAGCAGGTGAACCGGCTAAAATAAAGCTATCCTCGGATAAGAAAGTGTTGAAGGCAAACCGGCAGGACTTAAGTTATGTTTCTGTGCAAATTGTTGATGCAAATGGCATACCTGTACCTTTTGCCAGCAACATGATCAGTTTTGAAGTGACCGGTGCAGGCAAACTGGTGGGAGTAGGCAACGGCAATCAGCAAAGTCATACATATTTAAAAGGAAACCAGATGGAAGCCTGGCAGGGAAAATGTCTTGCCATTATACAGTCAACAAACAAGAAGGGAGAAATAAAAGTTACCGCCAAAAGCGGATCGTTGCCTGTAGTAACAGCTACATTGAAAGCGGAATAA